The genomic region GGACTCTCAGGAGCCGTGACGTCGTGCGTGAGTGTAGCCAGCGCCGACTCCAACACTGCGGCACGCGCTACGCGGTGTCGGCGTCGAGCGCGGCGAGCGCCTCCTCGGCCCTCAGTTTCTTGGCGGGATCGGGGTCACGGGCGACGATGCGCAGCAGCGTGGCTCGGGCCTCCGCATCGCCCTTGGCGGCCAGCTCGAACGCCATGGCGTCCCGACGCTCGTTGTATTGCGTGTCGAAATCTGCAACGTCGAGGTCCCAGTCGCGCCAGAAGTACTGGTGCTGTCCCGGCGCCCAGCCCTCGTAAATCTGCTCCCAGGTGACATCGGGGTCATGCGGTCTGAGGCTGCCCGGCGCAATGGGATCCGCCATCCGCTGAAACCGCAGGTCGACCGACAGCCGCAGCCGAGTGCCCGTGGCCGGCGCCCCGCGATGGACGGTCATGCTGTGAAAGAACAGCACGTCGCCCTGCTGGAAGGTGCCGCCCACCCAGGCGCCGTGCAGCGGATCGGTGATTTCCATGCCGCCGGCGCCCAGTGCCGGCACGAAGTCGAACACGCCCTTTCGGTGGGTGCCGGCCGCGATCTGGAGCCCGCCCATCTCGGGTGACAAGTCAG from Chloroflexota bacterium harbors:
- a CDS encoding phytanoyl-CoA dioxygenase family protein → MSDVRPFFDATDIAGDADAARSRFDRDGYLFVRGLLPPPVVEDLRRQFLTVLREAEWIAADSPPDDQVAELRAFAVEPEPAYQKVYNQLYRLPAFHALQHRAELLDLIGAVLDAPVIPQPRVIARVLFPDRTAHTTPAHQDFVPVQGAADTITAWIPLTDLSPEMGGLQIAAGTHRKGVFDFVPALGAGGMEITDPLHGAWVGGTFQQGDVLFFHSMTVHRGAPATGTRLRLSVDLRFQRMADPIAPGSLRPHDPDVTWEQIYEGWAPGQHQYFWRDWDLDVADFDTQYNERRDAMAFELAAKGDAEARATLLRIVARDPDPAKKLRAEEALAALDADTA